The following are from one region of the Rosistilla carotiformis genome:
- a CDS encoding PAS domain S-box protein, whose protein sequence is MQVFFRTETELIQLNRQLVVSNKTLDESVRSTTADLHMAHRELAKHQHLLSTLVENIPDPVFFKDLEGRFFRANQAMASSCGLDSPEAMLGKTDADIWTTEFARQTDVDEQVIIRSGKPLINKEELLIRPDGRQRWVLVTKMPLKDEAGNVVGTCGIARDITDRKHQEERISRINHQLEHLNEELLTSEKRYRGLVDHSPEAILMLDLDSQLFVDGNDSALKIFGISREQLLRSRPNDLSPPLQPDGKTSDEKAHEFIRQAFAEGVAVFDWVHQRVDGGLVECEVRLVSHPDRNRRLIRASVIDNSWRKSLERELRSARDQAERSSRAKSEFLANMSHEIRTPLNAVIGLTEAVLRTELSEPQRDHLSTVVDSAESLLSVINDILDFSKIEAGHLQMEHTDFKFRDLLDDTLKSLALRAENRGNVMLCDCDADVPAVLVGDPLRLRQVMTNLLNNAIKFTEQGEILVRVGVAQRISEDRVRLHVVVKDSGIGIQPNQMDRLFEAFEQADSSTTRQYGGTGLGLSICAQLVKLMDGKIWAESDLQHGSEFHFEAEFGVATGTPQGLPDGDLLVGVGVLVVEPNPTNRAILEQMLVAKQMSPIAVATIPEALEAIDRAAATLHPIRVALLDDHVGDPLPLLQAVGDGKPRLPMQVIVMGAVDGPRDAVPGATGWLTKPVKQSELFQVLCKVLHGAPRVAAVPVADSPAIVLPPLDILLVEDSVVNRTVAIAILKGHRVEIAENGRQALEQLERQSFDVVLMDVQMPEMDGYEATAEIRRREQGTDRHQYIIAMTAHAIQGDRELCLAAGMDDYVSKPVRRETLIAAIAKANP, encoded by the coding sequence ATGCAGGTCTTCTTTCGGACTGAAACCGAATTGATCCAGTTGAACCGTCAGTTGGTTGTTTCCAACAAGACGCTCGACGAAAGCGTCCGATCGACGACGGCCGATTTGCACATGGCGCATCGCGAATTGGCCAAGCACCAGCATTTGTTGAGCACGTTGGTCGAAAACATTCCCGACCCGGTCTTCTTCAAGGATCTCGAAGGACGTTTTTTTCGAGCCAACCAGGCGATGGCTTCCAGTTGCGGGCTCGATAGTCCTGAAGCGATGTTGGGCAAGACCGATGCCGATATCTGGACAACGGAATTCGCTCGGCAGACCGACGTCGACGAACAAGTAATCATCCGCAGCGGCAAGCCGTTGATCAACAAAGAGGAGCTGTTGATCCGCCCCGATGGTCGTCAGCGGTGGGTGTTGGTGACCAAGATGCCATTAAAAGACGAGGCGGGGAATGTGGTCGGAACCTGCGGGATCGCGCGCGACATCACCGACCGCAAGCATCAGGAAGAACGCATCTCGAGGATCAATCATCAACTGGAACACCTCAACGAAGAACTGCTGACCAGCGAGAAACGGTATCGCGGGCTGGTCGATCATTCTCCCGAAGCGATCTTAATGCTCGATCTCGATTCGCAATTGTTCGTCGATGGTAACGACAGCGCGCTCAAAATCTTTGGGATCTCGCGAGAACAACTGCTGCGTTCGCGCCCCAACGATCTCAGCCCGCCGCTGCAACCCGATGGGAAAACGTCCGACGAGAAGGCTCACGAATTTATCCGCCAAGCCTTCGCAGAAGGGGTCGCCGTCTTCGATTGGGTTCACCAACGCGTCGACGGCGGACTGGTCGAATGCGAGGTCCGGTTGGTCAGCCATCCCGACCGCAATCGGCGATTGATCCGAGCCAGCGTGATCGACAACTCGTGGCGGAAATCGCTCGAACGCGAACTCCGCAGCGCCCGCGATCAGGCGGAACGATCGAGTCGTGCGAAAAGCGAATTCCTGGCCAACATGAGTCACGAGATTCGCACGCCGCTGAACGCCGTGATCGGATTGACCGAAGCGGTTTTGAGGACGGAGCTGTCCGAACCCCAACGCGATCATTTAAGCACGGTCGTCGATTCGGCGGAATCGCTGCTGTCGGTGATCAATGACATCTTGGACTTCTCCAAGATCGAAGCGGGGCATTTGCAGATGGAGCATACCGATTTTAAATTCCGCGATCTGTTGGACGATACGCTCAAATCGCTTGCCCTCCGCGCGGAGAACCGTGGCAACGTGATGTTGTGCGATTGTGATGCCGACGTTCCGGCGGTCCTGGTCGGCGATCCGTTGCGGTTGCGACAGGTGATGACAAACCTGTTGAACAATGCGATCAAATTTACTGAGCAGGGGGAGATCTTGGTTCGCGTTGGCGTGGCCCAAAGAATCAGCGAGGATCGCGTGCGACTGCATGTCGTCGTCAAGGACAGCGGAATCGGGATCCAGCCGAACCAGATGGATCGACTGTTCGAAGCCTTTGAACAAGCTGATTCATCGACAACGCGGCAATACGGCGGCACCGGTTTAGGGCTCAGCATCTGTGCCCAGTTGGTCAAATTGATGGATGGAAAGATCTGGGCGGAAAGCGATTTGCAGCACGGCAGCGAGTTCCATTTCGAAGCCGAGTTTGGCGTCGCCACCGGCACACCGCAAGGGCTGCCCGATGGCGACCTGTTGGTTGGCGTGGGCGTTTTGGTCGTCGAACCCAACCCCACCAATCGCGCGATCTTGGAACAGATGCTGGTTGCCAAACAGATGTCGCCGATTGCGGTCGCTACGATTCCGGAGGCGTTGGAGGCGATTGACCGCGCGGCAGCGACGCTCCATCCGATTCGAGTTGCCTTGCTGGACGACCACGTCGGCGATCCACTTCCGTTGCTGCAAGCCGTTGGCGATGGAAAGCCCCGGTTGCCGATGCAGGTGATCGTAATGGGAGCTGTCGATGGGCCGCGCGATGCGGTTCCGGGGGCTACGGGGTGGCTGACCAAACCGGTGAAGCAATCGGAGCTGTTTCAAGTGCTGTGCAAAGTCTTGCATGGTGCTCCAAGAGTGGCGGCGGTTCCCGTCGCCGACAGCCCAGCGATCGTGCTGCCGCCGCTGGATATCCTGCTGGTCGAGGACAGCGTCGTGAACCGAACCGTTGCGATCGCGATCTTAAAAGGGCATCGGGTCGAGATCGCTGAAAACGGTCGGCAGGCCTTGGAGCAATTGGAACGGCAATCGTTTGATGTCGTCTTGATGGACGTGCAGATGCCCGAGATGGATGGTTACGAAGCGACCGCCGAGATCCGCCGACGCGAACAGGGAACCGATCGTCATCAATACATCATCGCCATGACGGCCCATGCGATCCAAGGGGATCGCGAGCTGTGTCTGGCGGCGGGGATGGACGACTACGTCTCCAAACCGGTCCGTCGCGAAACGTTGATTGCCGCGATTGCCAAAGCGAATCCTTGA
- a CDS encoding alkaline phosphatase family protein, whose product MTKTKTFALLLIASLFITGSPRAVDAADRHTENVVLISIDGLRWQDLFSGADGRLMNRDDGGVRELDPLRQRFGASTPEARRARLMPFFWSVIAKQGQVYGDVNAGSVVRVTNGRYFSYPGYNELLCGFGDNEIDSNAKQPNKNVSVLEWLNSKPAYRDRVAAFGSWDVFPFILNQQRSGIYVNAGWQDLDVFCNERELTQWNLLSNSLPRYWSSVRYDAFTTRGALEYLKVKQPRVLYVALGETDDWAHDGRYDQYLDAALRSDRAIEQLWNTCQKIDQYRDKTTFIITTDHGRGDDRVGWKSHGDSIPGSEFVWIAVLGPDTRPLSKPSTAELTQSQVAATVAAVLGEDFTASDNRIAKPLSKAIGVSP is encoded by the coding sequence ATGACCAAAACGAAAACGTTTGCGCTGTTGCTGATCGCCAGCCTCTTCATCACCGGTTCCCCGCGTGCGGTCGACGCGGCCGATCGGCATACCGAAAACGTGGTCCTGATCTCGATCGATGGGCTGCGTTGGCAGGATCTCTTTTCCGGAGCCGACGGGCGATTGATGAACCGCGACGACGGCGGCGTCCGCGAACTCGATCCGCTTCGCCAGCGGTTTGGTGCCAGCACGCCCGAAGCGCGTCGCGCCCGCTTGATGCCCTTTTTCTGGAGCGTGATCGCCAAGCAGGGACAGGTCTACGGCGACGTCAACGCGGGAAGCGTCGTCCGCGTCACCAACGGTCGCTACTTTTCGTATCCCGGCTACAACGAACTGTTGTGCGGTTTCGGCGACAACGAAATCGATTCGAATGCCAAACAGCCGAACAAAAACGTGAGCGTTCTCGAATGGCTCAACAGCAAGCCGGCGTATCGCGACCGCGTCGCCGCGTTTGGTTCCTGGGATGTGTTTCCTTTCATCTTGAACCAGCAACGCAGCGGGATCTACGTCAACGCGGGCTGGCAGGATTTGGATGTCTTTTGCAACGAAAGGGAACTGACGCAGTGGAACCTGTTGTCGAACAGTCTGCCGCGCTATTGGAGCAGCGTGCGTTACGATGCCTTCACCACGCGGGGTGCGTTGGAATACTTGAAGGTTAAGCAACCGCGAGTGCTCTACGTCGCCTTGGGCGAAACCGACGACTGGGCTCACGACGGTCGGTACGATCAATATCTCGACGCCGCGTTGCGATCGGATCGGGCGATCGAACAACTGTGGAACACGTGCCAGAAGATCGACCAATACCGCGACAAGACGACCTTCATCATCACCACCGATCATGGTCGCGGCGACGATCGGGTTGGTTGGAAGAGTCACGGAGACTCGATCCCCGGATCGGAGTTCGTCTGGATTGCCGTGCTGGGCCCCGATACGCGGCCGTTGTCAAAACCATCGACTGCAGAGTTGACGCAGTCGCAGGTTGCCGCGACGGTTGCCGCGGTATTAGGCGAAGACTTTACCGCCAGCGACAACCGGATCGCAAAACCGTTGAGCAAGGCGATCGGCGTCTCTCCGTAG
- a CDS encoding DUF1501 domain-containing protein has protein sequence MQTSSRRQLLLNAAGGLGGIAVASMLHQQGLLAANNAPLRPQIDPSQPFASRDSHFAPRAKNVLMIFCSGACSQIDTFDYKPELIKRHGQPLPGAENLLTFQGAQGNLTKSPWKFRPRGESGKMVSDLVPMLGELADEMCFFHSLTGKTNTHGPGENFMSTGFTLDGFPSMGAWLTWALGTENTDLPAYVAIPDPRGTPQSSVNNWGPGFLPAAFQGTDFNAAKPLRNLQRPVGIDSETDRRTREFLQSMNRRHLEDYPGDSELAARIASYELAARMQLSVPEVSDLSTESAATLKMYGADDTQNSLKAAYARNCILARRLVEQGVRFVQVFNGAYQTGGEGVSNWDGHKALEQQYSKHGPVLDQPTAALVRDMKQRGLLKDTLIVWCTEFGRMPTFQAGASGRDHNPDGFTAWMAGAGVKAPYTYGATDEFGHKAVEKVATVYDFHATILHILGLDHERLTFYHNGIERRLTDVHGHVIKEVLS, from the coding sequence ATGCAAACTTCATCACGTCGACAGTTGTTGTTGAATGCCGCCGGAGGGCTCGGCGGGATCGCCGTGGCCAGCATGTTGCATCAGCAAGGTTTGCTTGCTGCGAACAATGCACCCCTGCGACCGCAGATCGATCCATCGCAACCGTTTGCCAGTCGCGACAGTCACTTTGCGCCGCGAGCGAAAAACGTGTTGATGATCTTCTGCAGCGGCGCGTGCAGCCAGATCGATACGTTCGACTACAAGCCGGAATTGATCAAACGGCATGGCCAGCCGTTGCCGGGAGCTGAGAATCTGCTGACCTTTCAAGGCGCCCAGGGCAACCTCACCAAGAGCCCTTGGAAGTTCCGGCCGCGAGGCGAATCGGGCAAGATGGTCTCGGATCTGGTTCCGATGTTGGGAGAGCTTGCCGATGAGATGTGTTTCTTCCATTCGCTGACCGGCAAGACGAACACGCACGGTCCGGGCGAAAACTTCATGTCGACAGGATTTACGCTCGACGGTTTTCCCAGCATGGGAGCGTGGCTGACGTGGGCGTTGGGAACCGAAAACACCGACCTGCCAGCCTACGTTGCGATTCCCGATCCGCGTGGCACGCCGCAGTCGAGCGTCAACAATTGGGGCCCCGGTTTCCTGCCCGCTGCGTTTCAAGGGACCGACTTCAACGCGGCCAAGCCGCTGCGGAATCTACAGCGTCCGGTAGGTATCGATTCCGAGACCGATCGGCGGACGCGGGAGTTTTTGCAGTCGATGAATCGTCGCCACTTGGAAGATTATCCCGGCGATTCGGAACTGGCCGCGCGGATCGCCAGCTATGAACTGGCGGCGCGGATGCAGTTGAGTGTGCCCGAGGTGAGCGATCTGTCGACCGAATCGGCGGCGACGCTGAAAATGTACGGCGCCGACGATACACAGAATTCGTTGAAGGCGGCCTACGCTCGCAACTGCATCTTGGCGCGACGATTGGTCGAACAGGGCGTGCGGTTTGTGCAGGTCTTCAACGGGGCTTATCAAACCGGCGGCGAAGGGGTTAGCAACTGGGACGGACACAAGGCCCTGGAGCAGCAGTACAGCAAACATGGTCCGGTGTTGGATCAGCCGACCGCGGCGCTGGTCCGCGATATGAAACAACGAGGTCTGTTGAAGGATACGCTGATCGTGTGGTGTACCGAATTCGGTCGGATGCCGACGTTTCAAGCGGGTGCCAGCGGCCGCGATCACAATCCCGATGGCTTCACCGCGTGGATGGCCGGTGCGGGCGTGAAGGCGCCGTACACTTACGGAGCGACCGATGAGTTTGGGCACAAGGCGGTCGAAAAAGTTGCCACCGTCTACGACTTTCACGCCACGATCCTGCATATACTGGGGCTCGATCACGAGCGGCTGACCTTCTATCACAATGGGATCGAACGCCGTTTGACCGATGTTCACGGACACGTCATCAAGGAAGTGCTCTCCTGA